Below is a genomic region from Cellulomonas sp. P24.
CTCCCGGAAGTACTTGATCGCCGAGGTCACCGGTGACGTGGCACCGTCGCCCAGGGCGCAGAACGCCTTGCCGAGGATGTTGTCGCACGTGTCCAGCAGCAGGTCGATGTCGTCCGGGGTGCCCTTGCCGTGCTCGAGTCGGGTGAGCACCTGCTTCATCCAGTAGGTGCCCTCACGGCACGGCGTGCACTTGCCGCAGGACTCGTGCGCGTAGAAGTCGGTCCAGCGCGCGACGCAGCGCACCACCGAGGTCGTCTCGTCGAAGATCTGCAGCGCGCGGGTCCCGAGCATCGACCCTGCCGCGCCGACGGACTCGTAGTCGAGCGGGACGTCGAGGTGCTCGGCGGTGAAGATCGGCGTCGACGAGCCTCCCGGCGTCCAGAACTTCAGCTCGTGGCCCGCACGGATGCCGCCGGCCATCTCCAGCAGCTCGCGCAGCGTGATCCCCAGCGGGGCCTCGTACTGACCGGGGCGGGCGACGTGACCCGACAGCGAGAACAGGCCGTGACCGGACGACTTCTCGGTCCCCATGGACCGGAACCACTCGACACCGCGCGTGACGATCGCCGGGACGGACGCGATGGACTCGACGTTGTTCACGACCGTGGGCCGCGCGTACAGGCCGGCGACGGCTGGGAACGGCGGCTTGAGTCGCGGCTGGCCGCGCAGCCCCTCGAGGGAGTCGAGCAGTGCCGTCTCCTCGCCGCAGATGTAGGCACCGGCGCCGGCATGCACCGTGACCTCGAGGTCGTACCCCGTGCCGAGGATGTTCGTGCCGAGGTAGCCGGCGGCGTACGCCTCCTCGACGGCCGCGAGCAGCCGTCGGTAGACGTGCAGCACCTCGCCGCGCACGTAGATGAACGCGTGGTGGCAGCCGATCGCGTACGAGGTGATCGCCACGCCCTCGATCAGGTGCTGCGGGCTCGCGAGCATGAGCGGGACGTCCTTGCAGGTCCCGGGCTCGGACTCGTCGGCGTTGACCACCAGGTAGCGCGGTCCGCCGTCGGGCGCGGGCAGGAAGCTCCACTTCAGGCCGGTCGGGAACCCGGCACCACCACGTCCGCGCAGGCCCGAGTCCTTGACCATGCTGACGATCTCGGCCGGGTCGCGCGTGACCGCGGCGCGCAGTCCCGCGTACCCGCCATTCGCCTCGTACGCGGCCAGGGTCCAGGACCGGTCGGCGTCCCAGTGCGCGCTGAGGACGGGGGTGAGTGTCGTCGCCATCAGGACTCCTTCGCCTTCGTCGTCCTGGTCGAGGGCTTCTTCGCCGTCGGCGCGGTCTCACCCGGAGCGACCCAGGCGTTCTCGCGCGCGACCTCGAGGCCGGCGAGCGTCGCAGCACCGGCACCGACGCCCTCGTCGGCCCGTCCGTCCGAGAAGCCGGCGAGCACCCGTGACATCGCCTTGAACGAGCAGACACTCGAGGCGCCGCGCGTGGGGGCCACCTTCTCGCCGGCGCGGAGCCGGTCGACGGTCTCGACCGCGCTCGCCGGGGTCTGGTTGTCGAAGAACTCCCAGTTGACCATCATCACCGGCGCGTAGTCGCACGCCGCGTTGCACTCGACGCGCTCGAGGGTGATCGCGCCGTCCTCGGTGGTCTCGTCGTGGTCGATGCCCAGGTGGTCGCTGAGCTCCTCGAAGATCGCGTCCCCGCCCATGACCGCGCACAGCGTGTTGGTGCACACACCGACCGTGTACTCGCCGTTGGGGTGCCGCTTGTACTGCGAGTAGAAGGTCGCGACCGCGGACACCTCCGCCTTGCTGAGGTCGAGCACGTCGGCGCAGAACTGGATGCCCGCCGGGCTGACGTACGCGTCCTCGCTCTGCACGAGGTGCAGCAACGGCAGGAGTGCCGAGCGGGGCTCCGGGTACCGCGCGATGATCACGGCGGCGTCGGCGCGCAGGCGCTCGACCGTCGCCTCGTCGTAGCCGATCGCGTTCTCGGTCGACATCAGCGGTCCACCCCTCCCAGCACAGGGTCGAGCGAAGCCACGGCGACGACGACGTCGGCCAGCTGACCGCCCTCGCACATCAGGGACATGGCCTGCAGGTTGTTGAACGACGGGTCGCGGAAGTGCACCCGGTACGGCTTGGTCCCGCCGTCGGAGACGACGTGCACACCCTGCTCGCCGCGCGGGTGCTCGACCGTCTGCCAGGCCTGGCCGGCCGGCACCCGGAAGCCCTCGGTGACGAGCTTGAAGTGGTGGATCAGGGCCTCCATCGAGGTGCCCATGATCTCGCGGATGTGGTCGAGGGAGTTGCCCATCCCGTCGGTGCCGATCGCGAGCTGCGCGGGCCACGCGATCTTCTTGTCCGCGACCATCACCGGGCTGCTCCCCCGCTGGCCCATCGCCTGCAGCCGGTCGGCGGCCTGCTCGACGATCCGCATCGACTGGTAGCACTCCTCGATGCGGAGCACGACCCGGCTGTACGCGTCGGCCTCCGTCGAGGTCGGGACGTCGAAGTCGTAGGTCTCGTAGCCGCAGTACGGGTCGGTCTTGCGGACGTCGTACGGCAGGCCGGCCGAGCGCAGCACCGGGCCGGTGATCCCGAGCGCCGTGCACGCCGCGAGGTTGAGGTGCCCGACGCCGACCATGCGGCCCTTGAAGATCGGGTTCGCCAGCATGAGGTCCTCGAGCTGGCGCAGGTAGTGCCGCACCGTGACGAGCGTCTCGCGGATCGTGTCCAGCGCGCCCGGCGGGATGTCCTGCGCGACGCCACCCGGCCGGATGTACGCGTGGTTCATGCGCAGGCCGGTGATCATCTCGAAGACCTTGAGGATCTCCTCGCGGGCCGTGAAGGCCAGGATCATGATCGTCGTCGCGCCGAGCTCGTTCCCGCCGGTCCCGAGGCACACGAGGTGCGACGAGATCCGGTTGAGCTCCATCATGAGGACCCGGATGACCGATGCCCGCTCGGGGATGTCGTCCGTGATGCCGAGCAGCTTCTCGACCGCCAGGCAGTACGCGGTCTCCTGGAAGATCGGCGCGAGGTAGTCCATGCGCGTGCAGAAGGTCACGCCCTGGGTCCAGGTGCGGAACTCCATGTTCTTCTCGATGCCGGTGTGCAGGTAGCCGATGCCGCACCGGGCCTCGGTGACCGTCTCGCCGTCGATCTCGAGCATGAGGCGGAGCACACCATGCGTGGACGGGTGCTGCGGGCCCATGTTGACGACGATGCGCTCCTCGCCGAGGCGAGCGGCCTCCTCGGCGATCTCGGACCAGTCGCCGCCGGTGGCCTCGAACGAGGGGACGTCCTGCGTCGAGCCGTGCGAGAGGCCAGGGGTGGCGTGGGGGGTGGCAGCCATCAGTTGTACGACCTCCTCTGGTCCGCCGGCGGAACCGTCGCACCCTTGTACTCGACCGGGATCCCGCCGAGCGGGTAGTCCTTGCGCTGCGGGTGCCCCGGCCAGTCGTCGGGCATCTCGATCCGCGCGAGCGCCGGGTGACCGTCGAAGACGATCCCGAAGAAGTCCCACGTCTCGCGCTCGTGCCAGTCGTTCGTGGGGTACACCGCGACCGTCGAGGGGACGTGCGGGTCGGCGTCGGGCACGGCGACCTCGAGGCGGAGCCGACGGCCGTGCGTGATCGACGTCAGGTGGTACACGGCGTGCAGCTCGCGACCGACCTCGTGCGGGTAGTGCACGCCCGAGACCCCCAGGCTCATCTCGAAGCGGAGGTCCTGGTCGTCGCGAAGGTGCCGGCAGACCTCGACGAGGTGGTCGCGGACCACGTAGACCGTCAGCTCGCCGCGGTCCACCACGATCTTCTCGATCGCGGCGCCGAACCCGGTGGCCGGGCCGCCGTCGGCCGGTGGCTCGTCGAGGAGCTCGGCGAGGATGTCGACGACCTCGTCGAACCAGCCGCCGTACGGCCTCTCGCTCGGTGCGGCCACCGCGATCTCGCGCACGAGCCCGCCGTAGCCGGAGGTGTCGCCCGAGCCGCGCGCACCGAACATCCCGGTCCGGGTGTCGACGACGTCGAGGGTCTCCCGGCTGCCGCGCACCGGAGCCTGGAGCTGCTGGGACTGGTCGGTCTCCGTGCTCGCCGTCTCGGGGGTCTGCTCGGGGGTGGGCGTGTTGTCCTCGGTCACCGCAGGAGGCCCTTCATGTGCGACGTCGGGGTGGCCTCGAGCGCGGCGGCCTCGGCGGCTGCGGCGGCGTCCTTCCGGTTCACGCCGAGCGGCGAGGCCTGGATCTGGGCGTGGAGCTCGAGGATGGCGTTGATCAGCATCTCCGGGCGCGGCGGACAGCCCGGCAGGTAGATGTCCACCGGCACGATGTGGTCGACGCCCTGGACGATCGCGTAGTTGTTGAACATCCCGCCGGACGACGCGCAGACGCCCATCGACAGGACCCACTTGGGCTCGGGCATCTGGTCGTAGACCTGCCGCACGACGGGGGCCATCTTCTGGCTGACCCGACCGGCGACGATCATGAGGTCGGCCTGGCGCGGTGAGGCGCGGAAGACCTCCATCCCGAACCGTGAGAGGTCGAACCGCGACGTGCCCGCAGCCATCATCTCGATGGCGCAGCAGGCCAGACCGAAGGTCACGGGCCACAGCGATCCCTTGCGGAAGTACCCCGCGAGGGATTCGACACTCGTCAGCAGGAACCCCGAGGGGGCCTCTTCGATACCCATGTCAGCGCTCCGCTCTCATCGGCTGTCGGGCGTCCCGCAGGTCCGGCAGGTTCTGGTGGTCAGGGGTGCTCACCGGGGTCAGTCCCACTCGAAACCGCCTCGGCGCCACTCGTACACGAACGGCACGGTGATGAGCACGAGGAAGCCGATCATCGCGACCAGGCCGAACACGGCGAGGTCCGCGAAGCTCACGGCCCACGGGTACAGGAACACGACCTCGATG
It encodes:
- the nuoF gene encoding NADH-quinone oxidoreductase subunit NuoF, producing the protein MATTLTPVLSAHWDADRSWTLAAYEANGGYAGLRAAVTRDPAEIVSMVKDSGLRGRGGAGFPTGLKWSFLPAPDGGPRYLVVNADESEPGTCKDVPLMLASPQHLIEGVAITSYAIGCHHAFIYVRGEVLHVYRRLLAAVEEAYAAGYLGTNILGTGYDLEVTVHAGAGAYICGEETALLDSLEGLRGQPRLKPPFPAVAGLYARPTVVNNVESIASVPAIVTRGVEWFRSMGTEKSSGHGLFSLSGHVARPGQYEAPLGITLRELLEMAGGIRAGHELKFWTPGGSSTPIFTAEHLDVPLDYESVGAAGSMLGTRALQIFDETTSVVRCVARWTDFYAHESCGKCTPCREGTYWMKQVLTRLEHGKGTPDDIDLLLDTCDNILGKAFCALGDGATSPVTSAIKYFREEFEAGLHTPASVLFPPERTSLFDYTPRHEADRMAGTVHA
- the nuoE gene encoding NADH-quinone oxidoreductase subunit NuoE, yielding MSTENAIGYDEATVERLRADAAVIIARYPEPRSALLPLLHLVQSEDAYVSPAGIQFCADVLDLSKAEVSAVATFYSQYKRHPNGEYTVGVCTNTLCAVMGGDAIFEELSDHLGIDHDETTEDGAITLERVECNAACDYAPVMMVNWEFFDNQTPASAVETVDRLRAGEKVAPTRGASSVCSFKAMSRVLAGFSDGRADEGVGAGAATLAGLEVARENAWVAPGETAPTAKKPSTRTTKAKES
- a CDS encoding NADH-quinone oxidoreductase subunit D, which codes for MAATPHATPGLSHGSTQDVPSFEATGGDWSEIAEEAARLGEERIVVNMGPQHPSTHGVLRLMLEIDGETVTEARCGIGYLHTGIEKNMEFRTWTQGVTFCTRMDYLAPIFQETAYCLAVEKLLGITDDIPERASVIRVLMMELNRISSHLVCLGTGGNELGATTIMILAFTAREEILKVFEMITGLRMNHAYIRPGGVAQDIPPGALDTIRETLVTVRHYLRQLEDLMLANPIFKGRMVGVGHLNLAACTALGITGPVLRSAGLPYDVRKTDPYCGYETYDFDVPTSTEADAYSRVVLRIEECYQSMRIVEQAADRLQAMGQRGSSPVMVADKKIAWPAQLAIGTDGMGNSLDHIREIMGTSMEALIHHFKLVTEGFRVPAGQAWQTVEHPRGEQGVHVVSDGGTKPYRVHFRDPSFNNLQAMSLMCEGGQLADVVVAVASLDPVLGGVDR
- a CDS encoding NADH-quinone oxidoreductase subunit C, yielding MTEDNTPTPEQTPETASTETDQSQQLQAPVRGSRETLDVVDTRTGMFGARGSGDTSGYGGLVREIAVAAPSERPYGGWFDEVVDILAELLDEPPADGGPATGFGAAIEKIVVDRGELTVYVVRDHLVEVCRHLRDDQDLRFEMSLGVSGVHYPHEVGRELHAVYHLTSITHGRRLRLEVAVPDADPHVPSTVAVYPTNDWHERETWDFFGIVFDGHPALARIEMPDDWPGHPQRKDYPLGGIPVEYKGATVPPADQRRSYN
- a CDS encoding NADH-quinone oxidoreductase subunit B family protein, producing the protein MGIEEAPSGFLLTSVESLAGYFRKGSLWPVTFGLACCAIEMMAAGTSRFDLSRFGMEVFRASPRQADLMIVAGRVSQKMAPVVRQVYDQMPEPKWVLSMGVCASSGGMFNNYAIVQGVDHIVPVDIYLPGCPPRPEMLINAILELHAQIQASPLGVNRKDAAAAAEAAALEATPTSHMKGLLR